The following proteins come from a genomic window of Candidatus Bathyarchaeia archaeon:
- the wecB gene encoding UDP-N-acetylglucosamine 2-epimerase (non-hydrolyzing) — protein MRACAFVGTRPEIIKMAPLIRKAKRRGDLEISFVHTGQHYDWDMSKRFLRELDLPDPDAFLEVGSATHAVQTARVMERSEAYLAKEGPDLIFVEGDTNSALGAALAAAKLKIPVGHVEAGCRSFDPSMPEEINRTIITDCASLNFAPTRDAFLNLLREGIPLYKVWLTGHPIVELVEEMKPRIGESDVLKRLGLREGDYALLTVHREENVEDRARLEGILRAASEIGRAVVFPVHPRTRRSIERFGLRGLLNGLLWTDPLPYIDTLALVKHSRFVMTDSGGLQQESFLLGAPCITLRKSTEWVETVRCGANFLTGPEPRRILHAVRRIEEDLESMKGRMSGIRPYGDGDASDRIIEIAMEWFASPKAHPISDQLSFGLPALKLIRVEGEIPPFAGLLFDLEGRPLLPSDIEEGLEAFSVIHAPELALRDWTKPQ, from the coding sequence ATGAGGGCATGCGCGTTCGTCGGGACTAGGCCCGAGATAATAAAGATGGCCCCTTTGATCAGGAAGGCGAAGCGGCGAGGGGATCTAGAGATATCGTTCGTGCATACCGGGCAACATTACGATTGGGATATGTCCAAGCGCTTCCTGCGGGAGCTCGATTTGCCGGATCCCGATGCCTTCTTGGAGGTTGGGAGCGCAACCCACGCCGTCCAAACTGCTAGGGTCATGGAGAGATCCGAGGCATATCTGGCCAAGGAGGGGCCGGATCTGATATTCGTGGAAGGCGATACCAACTCGGCCCTAGGGGCGGCGCTGGCGGCGGCGAAGCTGAAGATACCTGTAGGCCATGTGGAAGCGGGCTGCAGATCCTTCGATCCCTCGATGCCGGAGGAGATCAATAGGACGATCATAACCGATTGCGCATCCCTTAACTTCGCCCCGACTAGGGACGCATTTCTCAACCTTCTCAGGGAGGGCATTCCTTTGTACAAGGTATGGCTCACGGGCCATCCCATCGTGGAGCTTGTCGAGGAGATGAAGCCGAGGATTGGGGAATCGGATGTGCTTAAGCGCCTCGGGCTACGGGAGGGGGATTATGCCCTCCTAACGGTCCATAGGGAGGAAAACGTTGAGGATCGGGCTAGGCTTGAGGGGATATTAAGGGCGGCATCCGAAATCGGGAGGGCCGTGGTCTTCCCCGTCCATCCGAGGACTAGGAGGAGCATCGAGAGGTTCGGCCTCCGCGGCCTTCTCAATGGCCTTCTATGGACCGATCCGCTTCCCTATATCGATACATTGGCCTTGGTCAAACACTCTAGGTTTGTGATGACCGATTCCGGGGGATTGCAACAGGAATCGTTCCTCCTAGGGGCGCCATGCATAACCCTCAGGAAGAGCACGGAATGGGTGGAAACGGTTCGTTGTGGCGCTAATTTCTTAACCGGACCCGAGCCCCGAAGGATCCTCCATGCGGTTCGAAGGATCGAGGAGGACTTGGAATCCATGAAGGGGCGGATGTCGGGCATTAGGCCATACGGAGATGGCGATGCATCCGATAGGATAATTGAAATAGCCATGGAATGGTTTGCATCCCCCAAGGCCCATCCCATTTCGGATCAATTGAGCTTTGGGCTTCCGGCGCTTAAGCTGATCAGGGTCGAGGGCGAAATCCCCCCATTCGCGGGGCTCCTCTTCGATCTCGAAGGGAGGCCATTGCTCCCCTCCGATATCGAAGAAGGGTTGGAAGCGTTCTCCGTAATCCATGCTCCTGAGTTGGCCCTGCGCGATTGGACCAAGCCGCAATAA